Proteins encoded by one window of Lactobacillus paragasseri:
- the secA2 gene encoding accessory Sec system translocase SecA2, translating into MLTDTLRLRKPRKILKKINKLAPRMRKMSDAQLQNQTQIFRELLKKGKTLEDILPEAFATVREADYRVLGLYPYDVQVLGAIMLSQGSIAEMKTGEGKTLVATMPLYLNGLTGKGAMLVTPNGYLAARDEKDLAPVYKFLGLTVSLAFLSTDDEEQKATPQMKRKWYASDITYTTASSLAFDYLFNNLSSTKDRQYLRPFNFVIIDEVDQVLLDEAESPFVVSSKPSVQSNLYGLADQFVNLLDSEKDYEFRKDDGVFWLTAHGIEKAERFFKLKDLFDEQSRAVYRHIVLAMTAHLIMRKGHDYLVVKGKVILLDEDSGRLKRGVQVSTGLHQAIEAKEKVELTNIQKTAASITFPALFSLFNKVSGMSGTAKVNEEEFLDIYNLKVTRIPTNRPVIRKDKKPVLFLTTRDKLMAAIDYVVKLHQTGRPVLLVAGSVENSEIISELLLNMGIPHNILNAYSVAYEAQIVKRAGQKGEVTIATNMAGRGTDIKLGKGVKELGGLAVIGTEMLPKRVELQLAGRAGRQGDPGSSQFFISLEDDFVSSNNTGRQKKYYRRLMRKKQNGKDLVTLKSPITKFSLHMLRDRVAAMSALQRTETNKEELILSLQRKNYYDMRDRVMAKKDLQADIDQAIDRGIELYFKKEKIKNKNDLKYFINEHVTYNKVILPEDLENIQDYKKYLHEIINKVINQKKKTLINKEQLNNFYRQIMIAAMDGCWIDEVDKISKLKIEAHGWTNSGRPQDLLQHQAAFKMYLQFWDKITLAIFDNLLLSQININEKGQLVVVFN; encoded by the coding sequence GTGTTGACAGATACTCTTAGGCTAAGAAAGCCAAGAAAGATTCTCAAAAAAATAAATAAACTAGCTCCTAGAATGAGAAAAATGAGTGATGCGCAACTACAAAATCAAACCCAGATTTTTAGGGAGCTTCTTAAAAAAGGAAAAACGCTAGAAGATATTTTACCTGAAGCTTTCGCAACTGTTCGAGAAGCAGATTATCGAGTGTTAGGTCTTTATCCTTATGATGTTCAAGTTCTAGGTGCCATTATGCTGAGTCAGGGTTCAATTGCAGAAATGAAAACTGGCGAAGGAAAAACTTTAGTAGCCACGATGCCGCTTTATTTAAATGGCCTAACTGGAAAGGGAGCGATGTTAGTTACGCCTAATGGCTATCTGGCTGCCCGGGATGAAAAAGATTTAGCGCCAGTTTATAAGTTCTTAGGTTTAACAGTTAGTTTAGCTTTCTTGAGTACTGATGATGAAGAGCAAAAAGCAACGCCGCAAATGAAGCGTAAATGGTATGCAAGCGATATTACCTATACTACTGCTTCATCTTTAGCTTTTGATTATTTATTTAATAATTTGAGTAGTACAAAAGATAGACAATATTTAAGACCATTTAATTTCGTCATTATTGATGAAGTAGACCAGGTTTTACTGGATGAAGCTGAATCACCATTTGTGGTGTCATCTAAACCAAGTGTTCAATCAAACTTATATGGTTTAGCTGATCAGTTTGTTAATTTACTAGATAGTGAGAAGGATTATGAATTCCGTAAAGACGATGGAGTTTTTTGGCTAACCGCTCATGGAATTGAAAAGGCAGAGCGCTTTTTTAAGTTGAAAGATTTATTTGATGAGCAAAGTAGGGCAGTTTATCGACATATTGTCTTAGCAATGACCGCTCATCTAATTATGCGTAAGGGCCATGATTATTTAGTTGTTAAAGGAAAAGTAATCCTACTAGATGAAGATAGTGGTCGTTTAAAGCGTGGAGTTCAGGTAAGTACTGGTTTGCACCAAGCCATTGAAGCTAAAGAAAAAGTTGAATTAACAAATATCCAAAAAACTGCTGCGTCAATTACTTTTCCAGCCTTGTTTAGTTTGTTTAATAAGGTAAGTGGAATGAGTGGCACTGCTAAAGTTAATGAAGAAGAATTTTTGGATATTTATAATTTAAAAGTTACCCGTATTCCAACTAATCGTCCTGTTATCAGAAAAGATAAAAAGCCTGTACTCTTTTTAACAACTCGAGATAAATTAATGGCTGCCATCGATTATGTCGTAAAACTTCATCAGACAGGTCGGCCAGTTTTACTAGTTGCAGGTTCAGTAGAAAATTCAGAAATTATTTCTGAATTGCTGCTAAATATGGGAATACCTCATAATATTTTAAATGCTTATAGTGTTGCTTATGAAGCACAAATTGTTAAACGTGCAGGTCAAAAGGGAGAAGTAACAATTGCAACAAACATGGCTGGTCGTGGTACTGATATTAAGTTAGGCAAGGGCGTAAAAGAATTAGGCGGCCTAGCAGTAATTGGTACTGAAATGCTTCCTAAACGAGTTGAATTGCAGCTCGCTGGTAGAGCAGGAAGACAGGGAGATCCTGGCTCAAGTCAATTCTTTATTTCACTAGAGGATGATTTTGTTTCTAGTAACAACACTGGCAGACAGAAAAAATATTATCGCCGGTTAATGAGAAAAAAGCAAAATGGAAAAGATCTAGTAACATTAAAGTCGCCAATTACTAAGTTCAGTTTACATATGCTTCGCGATCGAGTAGCAGCAATGAGCGCTCTCCAGAGAACTGAAACAAATAAGGAAGAATTAATTTTATCTCTGCAGCGAAAAAATTATTACGATATGCGTGATCGTGTGATGGCAAAGAAAGATTTGCAAGCAGATATTGATCAGGCAATTGATAGAGGGATCGAGCTATATTTTAAGAAAGAAAAAATAAAAAACAAGAACGACTTGAAGTATTTTATTAATGAACATGTAACCTATAATAAAGTTATACTTCCAGAAGATTTAGAAAATATCCAAGACTATAAAAAATATTTGCATGAAATTATTAATAAAGTTATTAACCAGAAAAAGAAAACTTTAATTAATAAGGAACAGCTTAATAATTTTTATCGTCAAATAATGATTGCTGCAATGGATGGTTGCTGGATTGATGAAGTGGATAAGATCTCAAAATTAAAAATTGAGGCGCATGGTTGGACGAATTCAGGTCGTCCACAAGATTTGTTGCAACACCAAGCAGCCTTTAAGATGTATTTACAGTTTTGGGATAAGATTACTCTAGCAATTTTTGATAATTTGCTTTTGAGCCAAATTAATATAAATGAAAAAGGTCAATTGGTTGTTGTATTTAATTAG
- the asp3 gene encoding accessory Sec system protein Asp3: MKIINQIYWDRVNETYMYGTKLSKRIDETVTFQNNLMASGEKIMRWSSRLNYQAYKEVPRLPILLSGKKYRIKINMKVNPEDTAIFCLRFFDIQADEISKVVFSSMEKEFIYPSQAVSYTFEIINGGCSEINFAKVQLGRADLPEKAFDEFFVMPLNQLKEVKKVALILVADNKRARELPEELKTTITDTQIFMGYISWQELFNPVSRLESWLKKHEEETVLIFSSDKKIDQILEDSLAKKCDFEFITSNYTLENQGQQPWFLPEMVKLDQQQVLNNVERYLRK, translated from the coding sequence ATGAAAATTATTAATCAAATATATTGGGATCGAGTTAATGAGACCTATATGTATGGAACAAAATTAAGTAAAAGAATCGATGAAACAGTTACTTTCCAAAATAATTTAATGGCGTCGGGTGAGAAGATTATGCGCTGGTCGTCTAGGCTTAATTATCAGGCCTATAAAGAAGTTCCACGTCTACCAATTTTATTAAGTGGCAAAAAATATCGTATAAAAATAAATATGAAAGTAAATCCTGAAGATACTGCAATTTTTTGCTTACGTTTCTTTGATATACAAGCTGATGAAATTAGTAAAGTCGTGTTTTCATCCATGGAAAAAGAATTTATTTATCCTAGTCAAGCTGTGTCATATACTTTTGAAATCATTAATGGGGGATGCAGTGAAATTAACTTTGCTAAAGTTCAACTTGGAAGAGCTGATTTACCTGAAAAAGCCTTTGATGAATTTTTCGTAATGCCATTAAATCAACTGAAAGAAGTAAAGAAAGTAGCCTTAATTTTAGTGGCAGATAATAAAAGAGCCAGAGAACTTCCAGAAGAGTTAAAGACGACTATTACAGATACGCAAATTTTTATGGGTTATATTAGTTGGCAAGAATTATTTAACCCGGTTTCTAGATTAGAGTCGTGGCTGAAAAAACATGAAGAAGAGACAGTACTTATCTTTAGCAGTGACAAGAAAATAGATCAAATTTTGGAAGATTCATTGGCAAAAAAATGTGATTTTGAATTTATAACTTCGAATTATACTTTAGAAAATCAAGGGCAACAGCCTTGGTTTCTTCCAGAGATGGTTAAGCTTGATCAACAACAGGTTCTCAATAATGTAGAACGATATTTGAGGAAGTGA
- the asp2 gene encoding accessory Sec system protein Asp2, whose amino-acid sequence MRVLQLGSIDWSKKYELTKNLEWHFNDFPPIEKVDEKDPKKKKIEIKNYDVILITGPTNLTKKNWADLKGLVPPYQVLYLPKVLEIADTEESYFLKSIAAQEITEDPQYLINKLEERYFVGQTGMRVAAVNFKLNDRQVHSFEYLGHGELKLNLDTNNEWINLGVYKTGIYIDPGKRINFWLTMKNNNFQVRMRIFIQNPGSDGDVKDQVVIDLTKFQKDEYFSQLEVLEYYRNATISLEVKGSGELTIGTLHARWGRDGAGDFISGGKRIVDPATREDIAYYFNPGDLKPPLNVYFSGAREREGFEGYFLMKRLNAPMLLFTDMRLAVGGFYDDAEGYFGKKIIEVIKQTLKKLGFDPSQLVMTGISMGTYPAIKYGAKLKPYAINVAKPLLNLGYIARRAALDRPGGFDTIFDVDGAINRSLSFEKLKELDQKTMNELGQSDLSQTRLFVAYMKNDDYDDHAVAELKKSPAVRNAIQFSIKGFDGRHNDDPAVNYWFIYRLYEIMGNFGRKYE is encoded by the coding sequence ATGAGAGTCTTACAATTAGGATCAATAGACTGGTCTAAAAAGTATGAATTAACTAAAAACTTAGAGTGGCATTTCAATGATTTTCCACCTATTGAAAAGGTTGATGAAAAGGATCCTAAGAAGAAAAAGATTGAAATAAAAAATTATGATGTAATTTTGATTACAGGCCCAACGAATCTGACTAAAAAAAATTGGGCTGATTTAAAAGGTTTAGTCCCACCATATCAGGTTCTTTATTTACCTAAAGTTCTAGAAATTGCTGATACCGAGGAAAGCTACTTTTTGAAAAGTATTGCTGCTCAAGAAATTACTGAAGATCCTCAATATCTAATTAATAAATTAGAAGAGCGCTACTTTGTGGGTCAAACAGGAATGCGTGTTGCAGCTGTTAATTTTAAGCTTAATGATCGGCAAGTACACAGCTTTGAATATTTAGGTCATGGTGAATTGAAGCTGAATTTAGATACCAATAACGAATGGATTAATCTTGGAGTATACAAAACCGGTATTTATATTGACCCGGGTAAGCGGATTAACTTTTGGCTAACGATGAAAAATAATAACTTCCAAGTTCGGATGAGAATTTTTATTCAAAATCCTGGTTCAGATGGTGATGTGAAAGATCAAGTTGTTATTGACTTAACTAAGTTTCAAAAAGATGAGTATTTTTCTCAACTTGAGGTGCTTGAATATTATCGAAATGCAACTATTAGCCTTGAAGTAAAGGGAAGCGGTGAGTTGACGATTGGTACACTTCACGCACGTTGGGGACGAGATGGAGCTGGTGATTTTATCAGTGGTGGAAAACGAATCGTTGATCCAGCAACTCGTGAAGATATTGCATATTACTTTAATCCCGGTGATTTAAAACCGCCACTAAATGTTTACTTTTCAGGTGCACGTGAACGAGAAGGTTTTGAAGGATATTTCTTAATGAAAAGATTAAATGCTCCAATGCTCTTGTTTACGGATATGCGGTTAGCTGTTGGTGGTTTCTATGATGATGCAGAAGGTTACTTTGGTAAAAAGATTATTGAAGTAATTAAGCAAACTCTAAAAAAATTAGGATTTGATCCATCTCAGTTAGTAATGACTGGAATTTCCATGGGAACTTATCCAGCAATAAAATATGGTGCCAAACTTAAGCCATACGCAATCAATGTAGCTAAGCCCTTATTGAATTTAGGCTATATAGCACGTCGAGCTGCTTTAGATAGACCAGGTGGTTTTGATACCATTTTCGACGTTGATGGGGCAATTAACCGGTCTTTATCTTTTGAAAAGTTAAAAGAATTAGATCAAAAGACAATGAACGAACTTGGTCAAAGTGATTTATCTCAGACTAGACTTTTTGTAGCTTATATGAAAAATGATGATTATGATGACCATGCAGTGGCTGAACTAAAAAAGTCACCCGCTGTAAGAAATGCTATTCAGTTTTCAATTAAAGGATTTGATGGGCGACATAATGATGATCCAGCTGTTAACTATTGGTTTATTTATCGTTTGTATGAAATTATGGGTAATTTTGGACGAAAGTATGAATAA